The following proteins come from a genomic window of Dreissena polymorpha isolate Duluth1 chromosome 1, UMN_Dpol_1.0, whole genome shotgun sequence:
- the LOC127845673 gene encoding uncharacterized protein LOC127845673 isoform X1, whose protein sequence is MWRVFQYPGQERYTSVAVSVQNQMRCQSPRNDAFKYMTDTKQDVEAVPISPTSAVHQGCSVGSKHDEVSKPQINDAFKHITDGVQEDVEAVPIYPTSAVHQGCSVGSKPNEVSKPQINDAFKHMTDTKQDVEAVPISPTSAVHQGCSVGSKQDEVSKPQINDAFKHITDTKQDVEAVPISPTAAVHQGCSVGSKQDEVSKPHINDAFKHITDNKRNKQKMLPLSEDISKLQTHLQRTSESLTEALEERFFKHNWELLSKVTLAKLVLFNRRRGGETERIEVVHYENRRNKSEQAPKEVEDSLSETEKVLLRTLSRVEIRGKRDRTVAVLLTPNIQKNIDLLLRYRADAGVDKENAYVFARSNSRSQFPLRSADVLRKFAKEASLECPESVTSTQLRKHVATVVQILNLSKNDLEVLARFMGHDINIHRSFYRLPQEIIEVARMGCLLTAFNKGTIGQFSGKSIDDIDLELDNGVNSESEDSNDEEEIHEADDLTENAIEEDMETVPVSTLGAVQGCSVRSNPDKVTEPKKSGNNRPKTGEVVKLTEHQHRLLKTLFKTNIAMRRELQKDECEKVSRKHDALQNLTWKKIKNTVHNWIMAEKRKTKRY, encoded by the exons ATGTGGAGGGTATTCCAATATCCCGGACAGGAGCGGTACACCAGCGTTGCAGTGTCAGTTCAAAACCAAATGAGGTGTCAAAGCCCCAGAAATGACGCTTTCAAGTACATGACAG ACACAAAGCAGGATGTGGAGGCTGTGCCAATATCCCCGACCAGTGCGGTACACCAGGGTTGCAGTGTCGGTTCAAAACATGATGAGGTGTCAAAGCCCCAGATAAATGACGCTTTCAAGCACATCACTG ATGGCGTGCAGGAAGATGTGGAGGCTGTGCCAATATACCCGACCAGTGCGGTACACCAGGGTTGCAGTGTCGGTTCAAAACCAAATGAGGTGTCAAAGCCCCAGATAAATGACGCTTTCAAGCACATGACTG ACACAAAGCAGGATGTGGAGGCTGTGCCAATATCCCCGACCAGTGCGGTACACCAGGGTTGCAGTGTCGGTTCAAAACAAGATGAGGTGTCAAAGCCCCAGATAAATGACGCTTTCAAGCACATCACTG ACACAAAGCAGGATGTGGAGGCTGTGCCAATATCCCCGACCGCAGCTGTACATCAGGGTTGCAGTGTCGGTTCAAAACAAGATGAGGTGTCAAAGCCCCATATAAATGACGCTTTCAAGCACATCACTG ATAACAAGAGGAACAAGCAGAAGATGCTGCCTCTGTCTGAAGACATTTCAAAGCTTCAGACACACCTTCAGAGAACTTCTGAATCATTGACGGAAGCTTTGGAAGAgagattttttaaacataactggGAGCTTCTCAGCAAAGTAACACTGGCAAAACTTGTTCTATTCAACAGACGGCGTGGCGGAGAAACAGAGAGAATTGAAGTAGTGCATTATGAAAACAGAAGAAATAAATCAGAGCAGGCACCTAAAGAAGTAGAAGATTCTTTAAGTGAAACAGAGAAAGTCCTTTTGAGAACACTGTCCAGAGTTGAAATTCGTGGGAAAAGGGATCGTACTGTCGCAGTCCTTCTTACTCCGAacatacaaaaaaacattgaTCTTCTGCTGAGATACAGAGCAGACGCAGGTGTAGATAAAGAAAATGCATACGTTTTTGCAAGATCCAATTCTAGGTCGCAGTTTCCCCTTAGAAGTGCAGAcgtcttaagaaaatttgcaaaagaAGCAAGTCTGGAATGCCCAGAAAGTGTCACTAGTACACAATTGAGGAAGCATGTTGCCACAGTGGTCCAGATTTTGAATCTCAGCAAAAACGATTTGGAAGTATTGGCAAGGTTTATGGGGCATGACATCAATATTCATAGATCATTCTATCGCCTCCCACAAGAAATAATCGAAGTGGCTAGGATGGGATGTCTTCTGACAGCCTTTAACAAGGGAACTATTGGACAGTTCAGCGGGAAGTCCATTGATGACATAGATCTTGAATTAG ACAATGGTGTAAACAGTGAGAGTGAGGATAGCAATGATGAAGAGGAAATTCATGAAGCAGATGACTTGACTGAAA ATGCCATAGAGGAAGATATGGAGACTGTGCCAGTATCCACACTGGGTGCTGTACAGGGCTGTAGTGTCAGATCTAATCCGGATAAGGTGACAGAGCCCAAGAAAAGTGGCAATAACCGGCCCAAGACTG GAGAAGTAGTGAAGCTTACAGAACATCAGCACAGGCTACTTAAAACtttgttcaaaacaaatatagCAATGAGAAGGGAACTACAGAAAGATGAGTGTGAAAAGGTTTCTAGGAAACATGACGCTCTTCAGAACCTCACCTGGAAAAAAATTAAGAACACTGTCCATAATTGGATAATGGCTGAGAAACGGAAAACAAAAAGATATTAA